A stretch of DNA from Brevibacterium sp. CBA3109:
GGGTGCCACGGGTGGCGATGTCACGAGTCTGATCGAAGCCCTCACCGTCGAAGCCGAACACGACCTTGCGGAAGACCGGTGCCGTCGCGTTGTAGAGGTGGACGGTCGGCTTCTGCGCACCGACGAGGGACTCCACCGTGCGTTCGATGAGGTCCTCGCGGGCCTGGGTGAGAACGGAGATGCGCACATCGTCAGGAATGGCGTCCTGCTCGATGATCTCGCGGACGAAGTCGAAGTCGACCTGGCTGGCTGCGGGGAAGCCGACCTCGATCTCCTTGAAGCCGAGCTTGACGAGGAGGTCGAACATCTTGCGCTTGCGCTCGGGCGTCATCGGATCGATGAGAGCCTGGTTGCCGTCACGCAGATCGGTGCTCAGCCAACGCGGGGCCTTCCGGATCAGCTGGTCGGGCCAGGTGCGGTCGCGCATGTCGAGAGCGATCCGGTCCTGAAAGGACTTGTATTTGCCAAATGGCATGGGGGTCGGCTTCTGCAGTTTCATGGTTCCTCAATCATCGATCGTGAGCTTCATCAGCATAGGAAAACTCCGCGACGAGTGTGCTGTGAAGTTCAGGACTCGTCGCGGCAAGGAAGGAGGAGCAACCTGTGAGCCACACAATCAACATAGCCCTGGTTGCGCCGTCCGCCCCAAACCTGTCCAAATTCTAAGATCAGGGTCTCGATATCGCCGAGGTGGCCAGTGGTCGTGTGACCCTGTCTCGTCGGCGGCTCTCCCTGGCCGGTGGCCCTAGTCGAGGAAATCGACCGAGGCACGTCGTATGGTGAAGCCGACGCCGGTCTCATCGGACTTGCACGTCATGCCCTCGCGGGTCGATGTGCAGGTCATCCCCTCTGCAGTGATCGATTTGCCGTAGCCGAGCACCCGAGCGGGACCCGAATTTCCCGGCGCCTCGCGACAGGAGAAGCCGGCACCCTTCTCATTGGCCACGACGACACCTCCCCAATTGTCCAACTGGCAGTCATCGGGCTTCTCGCCGGCCGTGTAGTCGAAGGATGAGATGACGCACCGGCTGCGATCCGAATCGATCGTGCAGGAGATGTTGCCAGACGGGGATTTGAACGATTCGGCAGCGGCCGGCGGCGCCGAGGTCGTCGGACTGCCTGTCTCTGAGCCTGCACTGTCGGAGGGCCCCTGCGAGGATGTGTCGGACGCGGCGTCATCCTTGCCCTGCGTCGCGTCCCAGGCGATGTATCCGACGATGCCGAGAGCGACCACCAGGGCGATCGCGGCCAGGACCCAGAGCCATCCCGGTACCTTCTTCGTCTCGGGCTCACGTCGGTGGGGTCCGCCGGGGCCTGCTGGTCCACCAGGGCCGCCGGGGCCTGCTGGTCCACCAGGGCCGCCGGGGCTTGCTGGTCCACCAGGGCCGCCTGGGCCGTATCCGCCGGGTCCACCAGTGCCGTATCCGGCCGGGCCGTATCCACCGGGGCCGGGGCCGGCACCTCCGGGTCCCCCTGGGCCGTATCCGCCGCTGCTGGGGCCGCCTGAGCCGCCACCGGGCCCATGGGCTCCGCCTGCTGGTCCGCGGCCGCCACTTGCTGCGTAGGCGGCTGCGGCATGTGGGGCGTAGGGTGATGCGCCGTTGGGCACGTGCGACTCGCTTCCGGAGTAATCAGTGGGATGTGGTTGAGTGGCAGGCGGCCCTGGTGCACCGAAATCGGCACCCCATGGTTCGGGATTCGGAAGGTTCCCGGCCGAGGGGCCCTGCGGATTCCACTGCTTCGGTGCAGAGGCGGCTTCTGCCTCGGCGATGTCCTCGGACCTCACCTTTCGCGGTGGCAGGTGACTATCAGCTCGCGGTGGCAGGTGACTGACAGCGGATTCGTGATTCTCCGCCGCGGCAAGCTGGCGCAGCTCTTCGAGACTGAGCACCTCGGTGGCCTCGGCCCCGTCGGAGGACACCATCGACCGGAGTCTGGCCAGCTCGTCCGAGCTGAGGGCTTGAGTCGAACCATCCGCGGCAGGGGATCTGTCCTGGCCGATGAACAACTGCGTTGTGATCGAATCCGGAGACTCCTCGGCCGGCTTCCGACGCCCAGGGCGCGGAGGTTGGTTCGGCACAGGTGGAATGCTCATGGGCTCATTTTCGCATAGTCGCCTCCGCCGTGTTCTCAAGGTTCGTGAGAAGATGACCTCATGTTCAGTGGTGGAGCCCGGACCGGGACCGGTCTGACGGTCGCTGTTCTGGCCTTGACGCTGTCGTCATGCCAGACGCCGACCGACAGCGAAGACGATGACGGTGCATCTGCTCATTCTGCGGTGGTCGCGGCACCTGCACAGCGCAACGACGTCGGTGATTTCGCTGCCCCCGCACAGATGACTCCGCCCGGGGCTGAGACCACCGAAGCAACGGGTCCAGCCCACCCAGTTCAGGTCCCCGGGCTGGGTCCGGAGACCGCTGCACAGATTCCCGCAGAGACCTCTCAGGTCCTCGTCGCCAGCGGGGCGGAGGCGAGTTCCGATTCCGGGCAGCTGAGTTTCTACACCTTCGATGACGGGGCGTGGAAGAAGGCCAAGACCTTCGACATTCACAATGGGAAGAAGGGCTGGCTGGCCGACCGCAGAGAGGGGGACAAGACATCACCGATCGGTGTATTCACACTCAGCGATGCGGGCGGGTACAAACAGGACCCGGGGACCGCACTTCCCTATACCCAGGATGATCGACTTCCGTCGTCGGCGACAGTGGCCTACGGGCCCGAATACGAACGGGTCTTCGACTACACCATCGCAATCGACTACAACCGTGTGCCGGGCACACCGCCCACCGACACGACCCGCCCGCTGGGGTGGGACAAGGGCGGTGGGATCTGGCTGCATCTCGATCATGATTCGGGAACGAACGGCTGCGTGACTCTCAAGGAGAAGGACCTCAAATGGATCCTTGAGACCATCGACCCCGAGGCCCACCCGCGCATCGCCATGGGACCTGAGTCCCAGCTGCAGAAGTAGAGGCACCGAGATGCGAGAGCTCATCATCTCCCTCGTGCAGACGATCAACGGATCGTATGCCCAGGACGGCTGGTCGACAGGCGTGTCCACGAAGGCCGATTTCTCCTACTTCACGTCCCTGCGCAAGCAGGCAGGTGCCATCATCATCGATCGCAGGACCGCACTCAATCCCGCACTGCCGGTCATCAACGCGCCAGGCAAAGCCCTCGAACACACTCCCGTGCATGTCCTCACCGAATCAGACCCGGCCGAACTGAGCAGACAGCTCTCGAAGGCGGGCCTCGACTACCGAGCTCAGCACTTCACTCCCGACACTGCCGCGCAGGTGCTCGACGACCTCGAGTCCACGAATGAGACTCTGGTGTGCGAGTCCGGACCCAATCTGGCCTACCGTCTCCTCGATGCCGCCCCGGGTGCCGAACTGCACCTGAGCCTCAGCCCGCTCTACTCTCGGAACACCGGCAGCCACTTCTCCCAACTGGAAGCCACCCTCAACCTGCGACTCATCGATGTGCGAACCGTCGATGACCAGATCTTCATCCGCTACGCCAAGGCATGACCTAGACGTTGAGCGCAGTGCTGATCTCGTACTCGTCCGGTCGGGACAGGAGCGCGCTGACAGCATCGGCGACTGCGGGAAGGCCGATCGTCTCCACTCCCCCGCGCAGATCATTGCGGTCATCACCGCCGATGGGCGCCATGACTTTGAGTTCCCGGTAGTGCACGGCCTCCGTCTCGGCAGCGGCCACCCTGATGAGCATCTCCTGTGCTGCACCGAAGACGCTGATCGCTCCGGACCCGACGCAGGCCTCGACGCTGGCCACACCATTGAGGGCCAGGTGTCGGACAGGGGCCCGTCCCCCCTCCTCGGCGAGCGCCTCCGACACGGCACAGGCCCCAAAATGACCACGCAGGTAGGAGGAATAGTCCTCATCGAAGGAGTCGATCCCGCGATCGATCATCGACATATCCACGTACCACCCGCCGACCGCAGCGATGACCGCGTCGACAGGCGGTGCGTCCACTCTGCGGAGCTCGTCGATGACGGACTGCGGTCGATCCACCCAATCGGGGGCAAGGACCGGTTCGTAAGCAGTGTCGTCGGCCGGCTGCGCGCGGACTATGCCGGTGATGCGATGGTCGGCGGACAGATGCTGGGCCAGGCCCGTTCCGACATAGCCGGAGGCTCCGAAGATGAGGATGTGCATGTCCGAAGTCTATTTGCTGAGTCCACCGCTGCCTTGACCATGCGGTGTTCGACGGCGAGTCCGGCACCGGGCGCGATAGGGTTCTGTCACGACCGCTTCCCCTCAGTCGAAGGATCTCATGGCCGATCAGCATGAGCTCACACGTCTCGAACAACTCCTCGACAGATTTGCCAATCGGCATCTGACACGGGTGCCGGCCGGGGTGCGCGAGTTCCTCGTCTTCGGGATCAAGCAAGCGTGGGCCTGCCTGTTCGGGGCCCTCATGCTGCTCGCGATCATCGTCACCGCCTGGTGGTACCCGGACGGGGCGAGCCTGGCCCGCAACGACCTCCTC
This window harbors:
- a CDS encoding DUF6636 domain-containing protein, whose amino-acid sequence is MSIPPVPNQPPRPGRRKPAEESPDSITTQLFIGQDRSPAADGSTQALSSDELARLRSMVSSDGAEATEVLSLEELRQLAAAENHESAVSHLPPRADSHLPPRKVRSEDIAEAEAASAPKQWNPQGPSAGNLPNPEPWGADFGAPGPPATQPHPTDYSGSESHVPNGASPYAPHAAAAYAASGGRGPAGGAHGPGGGSGGPSSGGYGPGGPGGAGPGPGGYGPAGYGTGGPGGYGPGGPGGPASPGGPGGPAGPGGPGGPAGPGGPHRREPETKKVPGWLWVLAAIALVVALGIVGYIAWDATQGKDDAASDTSSQGPSDSAGSETGSPTTSAPPAAAESFKSPSGNISCTIDSDRSRCVISSFDYTAGEKPDDCQLDNWGGVVVANEKGAGFSCREAPGNSGPARVLGYGKSITAEGMTCTSTREGMTCKSDETGVGFTIRRASVDFLD
- a CDS encoding NAD(P)-dependent oxidoreductase; amino-acid sequence: MHILIFGASGYVGTGLAQHLSADHRITGIVRAQPADDTAYEPVLAPDWVDRPQSVIDELRRVDAPPVDAVIAAVGGWYVDMSMIDRGIDSFDEDYSSYLRGHFGACAVSEALAEEGGRAPVRHLALNGVASVEACVGSGAISVFGAAQEMLIRVAAAETEAVHYRELKVMAPIGGDDRNDLRGGVETIGLPAVADAVSALLSRPDEYEISTALNV
- a CDS encoding L,D-transpeptidase family protein; the encoded protein is MFSGGARTGTGLTVAVLALTLSSCQTPTDSEDDDGASAHSAVVAAPAQRNDVGDFAAPAQMTPPGAETTEATGPAHPVQVPGLGPETAAQIPAETSQVLVASGAEASSDSGQLSFYTFDDGAWKKAKTFDIHNGKKGWLADRREGDKTSPIGVFTLSDAGGYKQDPGTALPYTQDDRLPSSATVAYGPEYERVFDYTIAIDYNRVPGTPPTDTTRPLGWDKGGGIWLHLDHDSGTNGCVTLKEKDLKWILETIDPEAHPRIAMGPESQLQK